The Solanum dulcamara chromosome 2, daSolDulc1.2, whole genome shotgun sequence region GATCAAAGTTACAAAATTCTTCTACAAACTTAAACATTGTTTACAAGTTCAATCCCATCTTTCTTAGTCTCCAAATCCTCTGTCTTGTGCATTTGAATAGGCTTGAAAGTATAAAATCTTGCACAAAACAAATAGTAAATCAAATTAACCACTTGTAATAAAGTGATTAACCAATAAAAATACTCTAATTTCCCTTTGTTTAAGTTATTATCAGGTAGCCAATTTGTTCCTCCTGGTCCTGAAGTAAATTTATGCACTAATGAAACCAAAAGTGTACTCAAATAATTCCCTGCTGAAATTGCTGTCCAAAATAATGCTGCAGCTGTACTTTTCATACTCTCTGGTGATTGATCATAGAAAAATTCAAGATGTCCAATTGACATAAATGCCTCAGCAATACCATGTAGACAATATTGTGGCACAAGCCAAAATACTGAAATTGGGATAATCGATTTTGGTTTATCGACTAGTCCATGACTCGATGCTGCTTCTTTTCGTTTAACTTCAACAAAACCGGCTACTAAAGTAGCAAGGACAGAAATGAAGAATCCGATTCCCATTCTAGTTAGGAACGATATGCCACGTTCAAGTCCAGTGAATTTACGTGTTATAGGGACAAAAACGCGGTCATAGAAGGCAATAGTGCATAACATTGTTGTTATAGTGAAGACAGTCATCGATGCAGCTGGGATTTCGAAGGACTGAATTAGGTGTCTGTCCATTGTTTTGGCCTGTTGGACTGAGAACGTGTGTTGTTGTGCGTATGCTGTGATCAGGATGATCCCAGATGCCCATATTGGACCCATTCTTATGATCGATTTTAGTTCTTCTACGCGATGGACCGTGTTTAGCCTCCATAGATTGGGAGATTTCGGATTGTCTTCCTCTGATACTATTGCTGCTCTGTCCAAGAATCTGAAaaaccaaagaaaaaaaaaggttaaatttttttgattcaCATTCTTTAACAGTTTAAACTTCCAGATGAGATGGTCACAGATTTCAAACAATCAAGAAATGAACTCAAAGAGTCAAGATATTAGTAACAATAGTCCAATGAATTTTGATCAATTGTCTATAACAGTCTTAAGATTTTAGATGAGATAGTCATACAATATAGTTCTCGTTAACCGTCTTAACTAATTCACTCAATAGTCAAGAAATTAGTAACAAAAGTCCAATGCATCTTGATCCATTGCCTATAATTGTTTTGAAGATTATTCAGACATTAGCATGTTACCTTTCATGATTAGGTTTACATCATAATGAAGCACGTAAAGTCTAACATTAGGACCGGACCTATGTTGCTTggattcttcaaaattattgtCGCACTtgtgtcggatcctccaaaaatacactatttTTTGGAGGATCGAACATGCATAtgtcaacatttttgaagagtctgagCAAAATAGATCGGGACTAACTTAAGAGTCATCCAAATTTGACTAGATCCTTTACATTGGCTTACAAAATGACTCCTATTATATACGAACTTACCAATCTTTGATTGAGAAATTTGATAGTACACTTCCAAAAGACACAACTTTTGGCAGTATTTATCAACTTGTTTTTTGGTTTCTAGTGGCTTCAGTAATGCAGAATAATTGACAAGCcaagaaattaataaaaacaaatttaaaaggGAAATGTGAAAAAATTCaatgaatcttgatttttgatGGGGTGTACAAAGACATGAAAAAAGGGACAAATAACAGGACAGACAATATTTGTTCAAATTATGTTTTTGGCCACACAACCAATAGACATACATGTACAAATTGATTGATATCACTTCATTATTTTTACTGTTATGTGATGTGTAATTATATCAATTATGCACAAAAGATCTCTCTCCATTATTGTCtctaattttagaaaaaaaaaggtgcAAAATCTATATGTGATGCATGTGCTAGACAAACAAATAAGAAATTAACTTATACACACCGACAGTGTAAAAGTTGTTTAAATTATTAACTTTATTTAACATGTTATAACAAGTTACCTGCTTTATTTTACAAGTAACTATTTTCACTTTTTATGAAAAGTTACATATTGTTACCTTTTAGGTGTGCACTATCGGTTGTATAGAAGTTATCTTTATACACTAACAAAACACTAATTTTACCAATTTAATCTGTTGTAGTAGGTTTTTACCACCATAATCTTCAGGTGACCATATTAAGAGCTACTTATTGTTGTAAGCTATGGTTCTTGGACTCATCAAAAAGGTTGTCGCATTCGTGTCAAATCCTCCAAAATACACTAGATTCAGAGCTGAGGATTCGACACGCATGCTGTAACATTTTTAAAGCGTCCAAGCAACATCTATTATAAGCCAGTTGTACCTAAGGGTCTAAAAAGCACACACAAAGTCAGTCAGTGCACAGAACTTAAACTCGGAGAAGAAAATGACTTACTTCATTTGCTTGGTGTGGAGAAGCTTGCCAGCAGTAGAAATATCAGCATCAAGTTCTTCATTTTGATAAAGTAAACTAGTGTCATTTACCATGTCCAATTTTCTCTTCTTGTAGGCAGCAACACAAACTTGCAATAGCCTAGTGAAAGGGCTACCAGCAGGATCCAAATTTCTATACAAAGGGTATCCAAATATGAAAACAACAATTGATATAAGCATAGCAATTGTTGGGACACCAAATCCAATACCCCATCCTATATTATCTTGAATGTAAACAATAACTGTGACAGCCACAAGCATTGAAAATCCCATACAAAAATAGTACCAATTGAAGAATTTCCATGTTtgtgttttttgtttttcatcattttcatcaaattGGTCTGCCCCAAATGCAACAACACATGGCCTAATTCCCCCTGACCCAAAGGCTGTTAGGAGTAATGACACATATAAGATGGCTAATTGGCTTGAATTTGCTTCTTTGCAATATTCATCACCTGTGCATGATGGTGGCCTTAGTTGTGGAAGTATTGCTGATAATGTTAAAATGATCATGCcctgaaattaaaataaaaacaacatGAAATTCATGGGTTCGGAATTTTAGTCCTTCTGAGTTATCATGTTcgaaaattaataatttgtacATATAACTATGTTAAGACAAATATAAGGTTTAAACTAAAAATACTGAGTTCATCTGACTCTAACTTCGCCTCTGAATTTTGAAGCAGGAAAGTTCATTGTACATGTTAAATGACAATATGAAGAGTTTAACTTTTATGAACGGATGATAGtaatgtaaaatatattttttatattattagatCAAGTCAaatgataattatatataacTTTCCACTAAAAGCGTGcaatagaaaaacaaaaaaaaagttgattaCCTATTACGAtaggttaaaataaatttatttatgttgTCAGCATATATATGTTAAATTTTAGtaatttgagttttaaaagacaAGAAGATAAGTTAACTgtttatagtaataatattcGCTGTAAATTCAATATGAAAAcaaattaccaaaggttttgcCTATCCAAATTAAGTCATGATTCAGCTCATATATCTTATCCATTAAAAACTTATCAAAGAGAATAAATAAGCCATTTATCAAGTGTTTCAAGAAAGTAGTCAAAAATAGTACAACCCTTCACACTAATAATTTGAGTTTGACTTGATGCAACTAAATTATGCATACTAGTaagcatcaaaatatcatatttactttaatatctaacctcaaaaaaaaaacattactaCCATATTTTAACTTGTTATAGCaggtaatttattttatttcatgataACAAATTTCATTTTGTAGTTAAGTGACATGATCGT contains the following coding sequences:
- the LOC129879967 gene encoding protein NRT1/ PTR FAMILY 3.1; this translates as MEVMNTKKENSSRRMKGGMITMPFIFANEVCEKLAVVGFGTNMVIYLTSELHLPLTKAANTLTNFGGTASLTPLLGAFIADTFAGRFWTITVASIIYQIGMIILTLSAILPQLRPPSCTGDEYCKEANSSQLAILYVSLLLTAFGSGGIRPCVVAFGADQFDENDEKQKTQTWKFFNWYYFCMGFSMLVAVTVIVYIQDNIGWGIGFGVPTIAMLISIVVFIFGYPLYRNLDPAGSPFTRLLQVCVAAYKKRKLDMVNDTSLLYQNEELDADISTAGKLLHTKQMKFLDRAAIVSEEDNPKSPNLWRLNTVHRVEELKSIIRMGPIWASGIILITAYAQQHTFSVQQAKTMDRHLIQSFEIPAASMTVFTITTMLCTIAFYDRVFVPITRKFTGLERGISFLTRMGIGFFISVLATLVAGFVEVKRKEAASSHGLVDKPKSIIPISVFWLVPQYCLHGIAEAFMSIGHLEFFYDQSPESMKSTAAALFWTAISAGNYLSTLLVSLVHKFTSGPGGTNWLPDNNLNKGKLEYFYWLITLLQVVNLIYYLFCARFYTFKPIQMHKTEDLETKKDGIELVNNV